In Nocardia sp. NBC_00403, the DNA window GGGGTGTGCTTGGTGAGAACGTCGAGGACCTTGTCGACGGTTTCCACGCGCGCACCGATCGACTCACCCAGCACCGCCGCGGCCGATGCGGTCGGTGCCAGGCCCAGGACTTGGCCGCCGCTGGCATGCCAGGCGTCGGCGAGTACTCGCATCGCGGTGGTCTTGCCCGACCCCGCTGGGGCATTGGTCGTTTGCACCCGCAGGTTCGAGCCAGCGAAGCCCTCGATCACGCTGATCTGCCCAGCGTTCAGGGGGCGATCCGGATTCTGGGCGTTGTGGTCGCGCACCGCCGCCGCGACGAGATCGCGTGGAAGTTGGCGTCCGCCGGGTTGCACCGACATCTCGATCAACTGTCGTTCGACCGACAGCGTCTGCGCCGTCGTATACAACTGCGCATCCGAGGAGGTGTACACGCTGGTCCCGTCGCGGCGACGCAACAACACCGGCACAGTCCGCAGTTCAGGTTCATCGGTGAGGTCGGGATCTTCGAGAGCAACCGAGAGCGCCGGGGAAACCGCCTCGGCGAGTACGGCTTCGGCGACCTGCTGCCACTCCTCGCCGCTCACTCGTCCGCGTAGTTGTCGTTCGATTTCGGCCCGCAGATTGTGGTGCTGCCACGTTGACCGGTGCTGCGAGACGACCTCGACGACGTGCTCGGCGGCGTGGGTAATCCACTGAGTCGTGACCGCAGAGCGCGCAGGTCGGACCGGATCAAGTGCCGCGGTGACCATCCGCGCCACCGCGTCCCGGCCACCGAGCAAAGCCACAGCCTCGGCCCGCCAGATGCTGCGCTGCGCGGCCAGGGACCGCAGCGCGTGCTTGATGGGGCGGGTCTCGAGGGTGGCGCGCTCGGCCAGGTCATACATTTCACCCGGGATCGGTTCGCGCCCGAGCTGCTGTTGGAACTCGGCGGCGAGCTGCCCCAGGCGGGCGGTGATTGCGGTGTCGCGGCGCGACCAGGCGGTGATCAATCGCGGTGGAACATTGACGATTTCACGGATCGGACGCTTCGAGGGATCCTGCCCGGGGCGTTCGGCGAACTCGACGCCGACGAGATGCTCGAGGTGGTGTTCGAGTCTGGTGTTGTAGATCTCGGAGACCGTGACGAGTGTTTGGTAGATCGTGGTGCCGGCGAGGGTGCGCCATGTGCCGTCGAGGGTGCGCACACGGTTGGCCATGAGAACGTGGGTGTGCAGGTCGGGGTCACCGGCGCGGCTGTCACGATGGGTGAATACGGCCGCGACGAGACCCTCGACATGGACCTGACGGATCCCGTTTCGGCCGAGCCGGGTGAAGATGCCGTGCCCCTCGAGCCACCGCAGTGCATCCTTGACGGCGGCATGGTGAGCGGCCTCGATCTTCTCCGACACCGCCCTGGGTGCCACCGCCCATAACACCGAGACGCTCTTGACCGGACTAAAGGTGATGTCGAAACCAGCGACCGCGGTGGTGTTGGGGCGCGAGTTGCGGGCCACCCAGCCTGACAGTTCCCGCGCATCCAGGGGTGCACGATCGTACTGTTTGGTGAACATTTCGAACGCGACCTGGGTGCGGATGTGTGCCCGTTCGTCATCAGCAATAGCGTCATGAGGGGCGAATCCGTGTGCGGAATTGTATTCCTCGAAGGCGTTCGCGCACCTTTTTCTGAACTCGGAAACTTCGCCATATACGCGGAATGGGTTACCTAGACGCGACGCTTGGTCGGCTGCACGTGTGGCGTCTTTGTGCTTGGCGCCCTTGCTCATCTCGGTGTCGTAGACGCGGGCTTCGATCACTTCGGCGTTCGGATGACGACCTAGCCCGAACAGGGATTTCAATTGTTCTTCGGTGACCTCATCACCTGGTTGGACGCCTAACGCAGTCAGGCCTGTGCCATGCCAGTGACCCGGTGCTTCCCCTTTTGCGGAGTAGTAGTCGGCGAGGCTGGAACGGCCGCGGGTGGATGTGTCGTTCGCGGCGACATTGCGCAGATAGTACTGATACCCGTTGCCTGCCACGACTTTATGGATGGTCGCGGTCATATATTAATCAAGCACGCTTATGTGTTTGATGCCAAGGGTTTGGGTTGCCTAGTTTTTCGTCAAATCAAGTAAATCCCCTGGTCGTTGCCAAAACGTTACCTCAAATGAAAGAGGTCTGCTTGTCGAGAGAGGAGGAAATGAGGGGAGGGGAGGGATGTGGGGGTGTGAGAGTGAGTGATTGGGGAGGAAGGGGTGGTGAGATTGGTTGGGAGGGTGAGGTAAGGGTGGTGATTGGTGGGAGTGGGTGGGCGGAGTGATGAGAGGTGACTGCCGGCTTGATGCGGTTAGATACCTGACCGCCGCTCGGATGTGCGGCTGGCGTGCGCGACCGGCTACCGGGCATCGCGGTTGGGGCGCGGCGTGGTCGAACAGCGGCAGTCACAGCGGCATTGGTTGGCGGTCGGGCGAATCACGATGGCCAGCCAGATCAGTAGGGTGATGGAAAGCCAATGGTCTGTGAGGAACTCGGTCCAGAGGTTGGTCACGGGAGTGCCTCCAGATGGTGGGGTCACGGAACGCGCAGAGCGCTGGGGTGGTGGCCGGTCCGCCGCAGGAGTGGACACTACGGCGGACCTGGAACGGTTCCCGCCTACAGCGGGACAACTGGGGAGATCAGGCGGCGAGGGGGAAGTCGCGGCGGCATTCGTCGCAGAGATCGTCGGTGTCGACGAGGCGATCGTGGGCGTAGCAGGCGCAGCACCGTGCCTTCCGCAAGGCCACCGCCGTCAGCGTCGTTACCGGTGCGGCGGACTCACAGGATCGCTGGTGGTCGAGGAACGCCAGGACGAGCCCACGTACTACTCCTGTGGAGCAAGTGCGTTACTCGGTCGTGTGTGCGCCGAGTGAGGGTGCGGCGGGGCGGCCGGTGATGACTGTGTCGTCGTACCTCGGTCTCGACGGGGTTCAGCGAACACGCCCGCCCTCTACTCTGCGACTGCGATAGCTGTTGTGCTGCAACTGCTTCGTGGCTCGCGAAGCAGCCCGGCATGATCGTCGTGTCCAAGGTGTCAGGTGCGGGCAAATCTATACTTCAACTCGGCGGGGTGCTGCCGCGCATCCGCGAAAAAGGGCTCACCGGGACACCGCAGGCAGGACCGCTTGTGTCTGATCGTGACACCCGGACGTACTCCCTGCGAGGATGAAACAGGTTGTGATGAGTCGGCGTGTCGTCTTCCACTGCGCGACAACCGGACTAACAATCTGTTGGTGCGTGTGGAGGTCTCGACCGACGGGCTGTGGATACGACTGGAACCGCTGATCCCACAGCACCGTAGACGTTTCCGCTACCCCAGATCGCAGGGCGCATCCGCACACGACCATGGGAGGGCGATCACCACGCGAAGCCGTCGGGCGTTGAGGTCGTCCACCGTTCCCGATTTCCTGGCCGATTCGGTCGAGGTCAACTGGGACAACAGAGGCGAGGGGCGATGAGCAAGCTCATCTCGCGCCGCACCGAAGTCAACATAGCGCTTGAGCTCGCGGCTGGAGACGTCGACCGTGCCCCCGTACCTAACTGGGACAGTGCCTTGTAGGTGAGGCATTGCTCAGAGTTCGGGTTACGTCGGGGGCTATCTACGTACCGAGGTTGGTGGAGGAAGCGGTTGGTTTCGAACCCGGGCACCTCAAGGGACCAGGCTGCCGTTCTGCACGGCCGTCTTGACGTGAATCGAACTTTCTGTCGATTCAGATGGTCAACAGTCGCTCACCGGGGCGAAATTCCTCGTCTTTGGACAGGGCCAAGCGATGAACCCTCGACGTCGCACACGCGAGCCTGCCACCGTCCTATTCAGCCGGAGATCCACTACGCCGATGCAATTGCTGGGTTATGAAATGACACTTCGGGCACCGCACCACGGCTACGCCTACCAGGACGTAATCACCGGTACCGCATTCGTCGACCTCATGCTCGGCACCGCCATCACCATCACGGTCGACCTCAAAGGCTTCGCCGGCGATCGATTCGACGACCTCACCATCAACTACGCTGCCGGGCATCGGCTTCGACTCCAAATCAAGCACACCACCATCGAACGTGAACTTAAGCGAGCAACCTTCTCCTCGGACAAACGCGACCTCCGGCTCGACCTGCTCCTGCGCTCACTACTCGATGACTTCGATGAAAACTCCAACAGCACCTATCGAGTTGTAGTCCGCGACGGCAAGCCGGACAGCGAATTGGCGCAGGTCCTGCTTCCGGTCGGCGCTACAGACGACCCTGGAGACCCGCTACCCGGCGTCACCACCCGCCGATACAGATTCGGCCCAGAGAAGCTCCGCGACAACAAACCTTGGGTGACGCTCCTTCAGGACTTCTCCGACGACGAACTTCGTGCAGCGTGCGCGCGCCTGGTCATCGACACTGCGGCTCCGGCAGCATCCCTTAGCTTTACCGCGCCCGGTCCCGCCGAAGCCGCGCTGCTCCGACGAGCGACTGAAGAACTCGGTGCCGGCCGCCCACCCAATACGAATCGAGCGGCAGAAGACGTCGCGCTCGCGCTGGCCCACGCGGCGACGGCAGCACGTGCAATCGATGGCTGCTTCAGCCGTGCCGACCTGGCACCTAGGCTCCGGCTGACCACCGACTTCGGCGCAGTACGAGACGGGCACCCCGTCGATACCGCCTTGGCGGTCCCTCGAACCGGTGCCGCTGCCACACTTCACGCTGCAATCGACACCACTACCCTTGCCGGTGGTCAGGTCATCCTCACTGGAGAACCCGGATCGGGCAAATCATGGCTCTGCGAACAAATCGCCGATGCCTACCGCGCCCACGACTGGCTAGTTGTCCGCCACCACTGCTGGCTCGGCGAGACCGACAGAGACCGCAACGAACGAGTGCTCGCCGAAGTCGTCATCGGAAGTCTCCTCAGTCAGCTCGAAGCCATTGTTCCCGACGCTATCGCGGAGCTGCGGCCCCGCTTCGCTGCCACCCCCGAAGCACTTGAAACAGCAATCAGAACCTGCCGTGCGAAGTACCCCGACGAGCAGCTACTCCTCATCGTCGATGGAATCGACCACGTCGACCGAGTCCTCGGCCGCCGGGTCGGCGGCCGCCACGCCGCGGACCCGTCACGCACCCTTGTCGACCGGCTTGGGGCTATCAGCCTTCCCGACGGCACCTGCATGCTGATCTCCAGCCAGCCGGGCGACCACCTCGACAACGCCGACCCGGCATCGGGCCCACCGACGCTGATGCCGCGCATGTCGACCGACGAACTTCGCTCGCTCGCACAACGGCACGGCGTCCTCGACAACCCGATGACCGGTGCAGGGGCCGACCCGGACGACAAGCGCACTATCGTCGACCTTCTCGAAGCCCGTTCGAACGGCAACGCGCTCTACGCCACTTACCTGTGCCGCCACGCGACGGGCACCTCACCCCTCGACGGGACTGGTGCAGCACCGGCCACACTCACTGACATCATCGAACGCCTCAACCAAGTACCCGAGACAGCCACTGACCTCGACGAGTACTACCGACACCTGCTCAGCACGCTGACCCCCGACCAAGAACTCGCCATCGGCGCCCTCGCTCTCTGCGATTTCGCGCTTACCCAGGACGAATTGGGGCAGCTTCTACCCGTCGTAGCAATGTACCTCGGGTCCGCGCTCACAAGACTGGCTCCAGTCCTGAACTCTCTGCCCGGTCTCGGTGGGCTCAAGGTTCACCACGAGAGCTTCAGCCGATTCATCCGCCGCGACAAACCGGAAGCGTGGGCCCAGTACATCCGCAGAAGTGCCGCAGATTGGCTTGCCGGCCGCGGCTTCTTCGCCGACACCCGCGCGTTCAGACACCTACCTCGGATACTCGCAGACCTCGACGCGTATCACGAGTTGAAGGCGCTTATCGACCTCGAGTTCGTCACCTGTGCGGTTACTGCACTCCAACCGCCGGAAGCCATTAAGCAGGTCCTCTCTGTCGTCACCAGGCAAGCCCAAGCCTGCCGTGACTGGACGATGCTGATGACGTGCCTCGAGGCCCGCCGAGCGGTGGCCGTCTACGAATACGAATCGCTTCCAGACACACTTGTCGAATACGCCGACGTGGTCGTCGGCATCCTCGGCGCCGAAGTGGTCGCCGAACGCCTCATGTATGAAGGGCGCACCACCTTTACTGCTCGTTGGGGACTGAGCTTATGCGAGGCTGTCGACCGGGCCGGGGCGGCCCCGCCTTGGGAGGCATACATCGCGGCACACGAGCGCGAAGCCGAAACCGAGAACACCCACTACGGCCCAGACAGCAACGGGCACGTCGACTTGGCGATACAACTTGGACATCTGCGGCTCAGGCCAACAGACGAAGGCCCCATCGATGTCGCCATTCTTGCTGGCCATCTCGATGGCTACGAAGGAACGCCACCTCTCCGTGACCTCGTCGAGGTCCTCGTGGCTGGCCTGCCAGCTGAGGACCTCGTCAACGCAGCACGTGCGATGACCAATCCCGGCAACATCGCGACAGTCTGGATCACGCTCGCCGACCTCGCCTCCAAAGGAGTGGCAGGTCTCCCGCACGCGGACCACCTCGCACGCGAAGCGTGGAGCCGTGTGCCGGGCGGCGACATCCGCGCCTACTTGAAATATGGAATCGACCCCGCCGACATCGTTGCGGGTCTCGGAAGCACTGACCTCGAAGGTGACCTCCGGGCAGCCACCGAATTTCTTCTCGATGAGCGCAGCGTCGATCGGTCCGGTTTCGTCGAACGTTGGCTCGCCTTGCTCACACTCGCTCACGCCCTCGACCGCAGTACGCCCATCAAGCTCAGCGCTGCCCTGACCGGTGAGGGATTCTTCCGCGCCTGGCTGCGGTTCACCATCGCCACTGTCGGCCTGCGGGAAGAAGTCGCCGACAGTGTCACAACCCCTGACGCAGCATCGGCGGCAGTCCGGGTCGCGCTCAAACAGCTGGCCGCAGAAGCATCACCCTTCACCGGCATACCACGCGCTGTCGACCTTTACTCCATCCACTCCCACATTCATGATGTCATCGAGCGTGCATTGCTCGTCGTCCAGCCCGACGACCTCGACACAGTCCTCGACCACCTCACCGCCATCGGTGAGGGGACGACCACCTCGTTGGCCGGCATGGCCGAGAACGGGCCGCTCGCCACAAACGACCTGCTCGGAATCTTCAGCCGCGTCTCCGACGTCATCGGCATCGAACCCATCCACAAGCTCCTGCCCACCGTGCGCGCCGCACGCGACGACACACACACCATGTACTCGGTAACCGCCGATTTCGAAGTGGCGACCGCCCGCATCTGCCTCGACGCTGGCGCAAGAACCGAAGCTGACGACTGTTGGAAGCGAGCCGCGCATCTTCTCGGTGCATACGGCGGTCACAAAGATGTCACCATCACAGAGTTCGTCGACGCCGTTGAAGACCTTGCAACCGTCGATATCGATGCAGCCCGTGCGGCCCTTGCCCGTCTCCAAGACCCCGCGTATCTGGTCAGCCAGCACACCGACGGTCGCGAAACCCATCACGTACCTGGCTCCTGGTGGGAACTCTCCGCCAACATCGACCCCATCGCAGCCGCAACCAACGCGGCTGCGCTACTCGTCAGCGAGTACGGATTCGAGGATTATCTCGCTCACCTCGCCCAGGTCGAACTACTAACAACCCACACCGCGATCGCGGACCCAGTCGCGCTTGCCGCACTGCGCCTCACCACCGGCACCAGTTGGAGACGGCCCGAAACCGACGTCGAAATCCTCACAAATCTCCAATCCGAGCTCAGCATCACCCACCAAACCGACATCGCGCTCGCGACCTTCGCGAACAACGTGGCAGCCGGTTACGACAATCAGGCTTTGATGTATTCGCGCGACATGCCCGAGTCGATTGCGACCCCCGAACTCGTTGCAGCTGTCCAAGAACTCGGAGGCCCTTTTTTCCCCGCCCGAGAACCACGACCCGAAAAGACCAACAACAGCGGATACCGCCACCACCCCTTCAGGGGACCTGGCAACTCGAAGAAGTTGCTCGACAGCACTCAACGTCTCAAGTTGCCGTCTGGCCCCCGTGGAGCCGTTATCGCGGCGCGCCACTATGACGACAAGAACTACGGCTCCGACCCGAACGACCTCGACGCCCTCGTCAACGCCATAGGGTGGCGCATCCTCGAAGCGACAGCTGCCGACGGACCTGATGCTGGCATCAGGACTATTGATGCTGTCGCACGCGAACTGCACTACATGTCCAACCACGAAATCTTCGCTACCCTCGCTGACGGCATCGCCAGACAGTGCGACTCGACCATCCGGAACCTGGAGCAGGTCGCGAGCTACTGCTACACCCTCGCCTACACCCGAATCCGAAGCGGCGGAGGATGGCGCACCTTCGCAGGACGCGAACGCGTCGACCTCTGGACCAAAGCCCGCGCGCTCCACCCAGACATCGCCGAAAGAACGCTCGCAGCCGCCATCGTGAACAACATCGAGACCGGTGACCGAGGCTTCTACGGCATCGTCCAGGCCGTCATCGCTGCGTTCGCAGCTCAACCCGCTAGCGGACTGGGAGGCACTGCCGTCGAAGCATGGAACACAGCATTCACCAGCCTCGAGAGCCGCATCCCCGGCACCGCTGCCCGCAGCCACCCGCCCTACGTACCGCTTTCGAGTCCCGACAACCCCAGTGATCTCAACGTCGGGCTAGCAAACCTTGCGATCGCCAACATTGCCCGACCAAAACGCGAAGAGATACGCCTCGCGCTCCTTGCGACAGCATTCCTCATCGCCTGCCGCCCCGCCCTGGCACAGGCGGCGCTCATCCCCATACTCCAAGCTGACTTCGATGCGGGACGCACCACCTGGCTTCTCGAAACCGTCCGAGACCATCTCCCACAAGGAGAACTCACCGACGGGCTCGCCGCGCGGCTGACCGATATGGCAAGAAGCGACCGCCTCTCAGTCAGAGTCCTCGCTGGCGAAATCCTTGAATGCCATCGCTATCCGGTACCTGGCCCGCCCGCGTCCCAACCCGACGCTGCTCTCCGACTCGGCATCGCCAACGCACTCGATGAGCTGCGATGACCGACCCCGCGCCTCGCGAACAGGCCGAAGCGATGATCGAACACTACCTAGCCGAGCGGCTCGATGTAAGCGGCGATCCGCCCGGCCTGCGCGAAGCAATCGAGTCTCGCCTCGCGGAGCGTGCCGAAACCATTTTGAAACGCGGCAAAGCGCAGATCAGGCAGCTAAGGTCGCGCGGCCCAGACAGGCCGCCGGCCTACTATGCACACGAAGAAACATCAGAAGACGCACTCCAAACCGCTGCAGCAGGCACCCGAACCGCATTTGCCATGGCGGGCGAAATAGTCGACCCCATCCCGTTCGAGCGTAGACTCGCCAGCGGCGTTGCTCCCAGCGCGACCTGGGCCATCCGCAGCGAAGGAGCACGAGTACCGCGTCCGTCCACGCGTCCGACGAGGCTCCATTGGTCGCTGCCGCCTGTGCCCTGGGTCGAAACCGAAGACGCTCCTTGGCCTCCACCAGAAGCACGAGCGCTGGCCGGAAGGCATCAATTAGCCAACACCGAACCAGCCCACTGCGCGGAACCGCCGTACACAGGCTGGGTCCAGATCGGTCTCATGGAGCGCCAGTTCACGTTTGAATCCCGCAGTCCGAAACAGCCCAGCCGACAGATGCTCCTCGCAACCGGGCTAGAGACTTCGGACGGCCAACCAACCGCACGGTCTTTGCCGTTCGCCGACTCGCGCCCCATCATCTGGTCACGCCCCCACACCGCACTAGTTCCGTCACTAGACCAAGAGCGAGCTCAAATGATCCTCGCCACCACTACTGGCCCGCTCACCTCTCTCCTACGGTTCAGCGAAGAGCCAGGTACACCAGACCCCGCCCGCGGTGCCGGCCTCCACCCGTTCCTACTGGGCCCGCGCATCGAACTCGTGACGCTCCTAGGTCTTCGCCCCGAGACTCCAGCTTTGCGCCTTACCCTCATCGACGGTGAAGGTCCGGCGCTGGTTTGCCGCCAATGGCGTGGCTTCCTCATACACGACGGCAACTACGAGCCGCTCACGCCGGCACTTCACGGCACGGATCTGCTTCTGAGGCCGGACCTGTACTCGAAGCTCGAAACAGCGATCGATCCATACCGTCTCCGGCTGGGCATT includes these proteins:
- a CDS encoding AAA family ATPase; amino-acid sequence: MTLRAPHHGYAYQDVITGTAFVDLMLGTAITITVDLKGFAGDRFDDLTINYAAGHRLRLQIKHTTIERELKRATFSSDKRDLRLDLLLRSLLDDFDENSNSTYRVVVRDGKPDSELAQVLLPVGATDDPGDPLPGVTTRRYRFGPEKLRDNKPWVTLLQDFSDDELRAACARLVIDTAAPAASLSFTAPGPAEAALLRRATEELGAGRPPNTNRAAEDVALALAHAATAARAIDGCFSRADLAPRLRLTTDFGAVRDGHPVDTALAVPRTGAAATLHAAIDTTTLAGGQVILTGEPGSGKSWLCEQIADAYRAHDWLVVRHHCWLGETDRDRNERVLAEVVIGSLLSQLEAIVPDAIAELRPRFAATPEALETAIRTCRAKYPDEQLLLIVDGIDHVDRVLGRRVGGRHAADPSRTLVDRLGAISLPDGTCMLISSQPGDHLDNADPASGPPTLMPRMSTDELRSLAQRHGVLDNPMTGAGADPDDKRTIVDLLEARSNGNALYATYLCRHATGTSPLDGTGAAPATLTDIIERLNQVPETATDLDEYYRHLLSTLTPDQELAIGALALCDFALTQDELGQLLPVVAMYLGSALTRLAPVLNSLPGLGGLKVHHESFSRFIRRDKPEAWAQYIRRSAADWLAGRGFFADTRAFRHLPRILADLDAYHELKALIDLEFVTCAVTALQPPEAIKQVLSVVTRQAQACRDWTMLMTCLEARRAVAVYEYESLPDTLVEYADVVVGILGAEVVAERLMYEGRTTFTARWGLSLCEAVDRAGAAPPWEAYIAAHEREAETENTHYGPDSNGHVDLAIQLGHLRLRPTDEGPIDVAILAGHLDGYEGTPPLRDLVEVLVAGLPAEDLVNAARAMTNPGNIATVWITLADLASKGVAGLPHADHLAREAWSRVPGGDIRAYLKYGIDPADIVAGLGSTDLEGDLRAATEFLLDERSVDRSGFVERWLALLTLAHALDRSTPIKLSAALTGEGFFRAWLRFTIATVGLREEVADSVTTPDAASAAVRVALKQLAAEASPFTGIPRAVDLYSIHSHIHDVIERALLVVQPDDLDTVLDHLTAIGEGTTTSLAGMAENGPLATNDLLGIFSRVSDVIGIEPIHKLLPTVRAARDDTHTMYSVTADFEVATARICLDAGARTEADDCWKRAAHLLGAYGGHKDVTITEFVDAVEDLATVDIDAARAALARLQDPAYLVSQHTDGRETHHVPGSWWELSANIDPIAAATNAAALLVSEYGFEDYLAHLAQVELLTTHTAIADPVALAALRLTTGTSWRRPETDVEILTNLQSELSITHQTDIALATFANNVAAGYDNQALMYSRDMPESIATPELVAAVQELGGPFFPAREPRPEKTNNSGYRHHPFRGPGNSKKLLDSTQRLKLPSGPRGAVIAARHYDDKNYGSDPNDLDALVNAIGWRILEATAADGPDAGIRTIDAVARELHYMSNHEIFATLADGIARQCDSTIRNLEQVASYCYTLAYTRIRSGGGWRTFAGRERVDLWTKARALHPDIAERTLAAAIVNNIETGDRGFYGIVQAVIAAFAAQPASGLGGTAVEAWNTAFTSLESRIPGTAARSHPPYVPLSSPDNPSDLNVGLANLAIANIARPKREEIRLALLATAFLIACRPALAQAALIPILQADFDAGRTTWLLETVRDHLPQGELTDGLAARLTDMARSDRLSVRVLAGEILECHRYPVPGPPASQPDAALRLGIANALDELR